In Melioribacteraceae bacterium 4301-Me, a genomic segment contains:
- a CDS encoding PqqD family protein, with protein sequence MLSEFLERRKILKGKNALELTPIRLCSFESDAQSQVTILIPKFKRKLAVKYLLPLLKSPNIKLNLDEYGSFVWLNMDGLTTVGSIAKKMKEKFGDGFYQAEYRISKYITQLYEQRLITFKEIQKKENQDG encoded by the coding sequence ATGCTAAGTGAGTTTCTCGAGCGTAGAAAAATTCTTAAAGGGAAAAATGCTTTAGAACTTACTCCAATTAGGTTATGTTCTTTTGAATCAGATGCTCAGTCACAAGTGACTATTTTAATTCCAAAATTTAAAAGGAAGTTAGCTGTAAAATATCTTTTGCCTCTATTAAAGTCACCTAATATAAAATTAAACCTCGACGAGTATGGTTCGTTTGTCTGGTTAAATATGGATGGTCTTACTACTGTTGGCAGTATTGCTAAAAAAATGAAAGAAAAATTTGGTGATGGATTTTATCAAGCAGAATACAGAATTTCTAAGTATATAACTCAGCTATATGAACAAAGATTAATAACTTTCAAAGAAATTCAAAAAAAGGAGAACCAAGATGGGTGA